The Anabaena sp. WA102 genome contains a region encoding:
- a CDS encoding type II toxin-antitoxin system RelE/ParE family toxin, with protein MKYYIDISSIAEAEADKAFLQMSQITSSEKASQWYAGLLQLIESLSQMPKRCSLARENDYFSQEIRQIIYGKGRNAYRIIFTIIEGEEISTVRVLHIRHAAQQTIGEVPDEFAQE; from the coding sequence ATGAAATACTATATTGATATTTCTAGTATAGCAGAAGCCGAGGCAGATAAAGCATTTTTACAAATGTCTCAAATAACTTCTTCTGAAAAAGCAAGTCAGTGGTATGCAGGTTTACTACAACTAATTGAATCTTTATCACAAATGCCAAAACGATGTTCTTTAGCTAGAGAAAATGATTATTTTAGTCAAGAAATTCGGCAGATAATTTATGGTAAAGGACGCAACGCATACAGGATTATTTTCACAATTATAGAAGGAGAAGAAATTTCTACAGTTCGTGTTCTTCATATTCGTCATGCAGCACAGCAGACTATTGGTGAAGTTCCTGATGAATTTGCACAAGAATAA